The Kitasatospora paranensis genome has a window encoding:
- a CDS encoding polysaccharide pyruvyl transferase family protein: MRIVVVNAYVRGNAGDAALLSVCLRHVREAFPQARIAVAGMEDAAAHPDFEGVPNLGSIRRHVADGDVSMLRRIGRKLLVAPLAVTALLLPGPARRALLRLLPAEARREAEAVAGADLVVSMGGGYLNARPGLTGHQNVLFVLLPALIAQRAGVPVVFAPQSFGPFPARAQRRLVAAVLRRSPLVLAREALSADQLAACGLPAARIGRAVDSGFAFAPAERPDWRARLGVGPDVPLLGLTARRWLDPAGQDAYERALAEVVDRIQARGLRVVLIPQVSTGYLGDDDVVVERRIAAHCRTAPLAVEEDADYRALHALYGECTLLIGTRFHSVIFALTSGVPCAAIGYEHKTAGIMAELGLGDWVVPIEEVTAERLWALVEPLLGPAADDYRALLAQRMPGYVAEAERLPALLREAVGHRAATASDGALEAVR, encoded by the coding sequence ATGAGAATCGTCGTCGTCAACGCCTACGTCCGCGGCAACGCGGGCGACGCCGCACTGCTCTCCGTCTGCCTGCGGCACGTCCGCGAGGCCTTCCCGCAGGCCCGGATCGCCGTCGCCGGCATGGAGGACGCCGCAGCCCACCCCGACTTCGAGGGCGTGCCCAACCTCGGCTCGATCCGCCGCCACGTCGCGGACGGCGACGTCTCGATGCTCCGCCGGATCGGCCGCAAGCTGCTGGTCGCCCCGCTCGCCGTCACCGCCCTGCTGCTGCCCGGGCCGGCCCGCCGGGCGCTGCTGCGGCTGCTGCCCGCCGAGGCCCGCCGGGAGGCCGAGGCGGTGGCCGGCGCCGACCTGGTGGTCTCGATGGGCGGCGGCTACCTCAACGCCCGCCCCGGCCTGACCGGCCACCAGAACGTCCTCTTCGTCCTCCTGCCCGCACTGATCGCCCAGCGGGCCGGTGTCCCGGTGGTGTTCGCGCCCCAGTCGTTCGGCCCGTTCCCGGCCCGCGCCCAGCGCCGCCTGGTCGCCGCCGTGCTCCGCCGATCGCCGCTGGTCCTCGCCCGCGAGGCCCTCAGCGCCGACCAGCTGGCCGCCTGCGGCCTGCCCGCCGCCCGGATCGGCCGGGCCGTGGACTCCGGCTTCGCCTTCGCCCCCGCCGAACGCCCCGACTGGCGGGCCCGGCTCGGGGTCGGCCCGGACGTGCCGCTGCTCGGCCTCACCGCCCGCCGCTGGCTCGACCCGGCCGGCCAGGACGCCTACGAGCGCGCCCTCGCCGAGGTCGTGGACCGGATCCAGGCCCGCGGCCTGCGGGTCGTCCTGATCCCCCAGGTCAGCACCGGCTACCTGGGCGACGACGACGTCGTCGTCGAACGCCGGATCGCCGCGCACTGCCGCACCGCGCCGCTCGCCGTCGAGGAGGACGCCGACTACCGCGCCCTGCACGCGCTGTACGGCGAGTGCACGCTGCTCATCGGCACCCGCTTCCACTCGGTGATCTTCGCGCTCACCAGCGGCGTCCCCTGCGCGGCCATCGGGTACGAGCACAAGACCGCCGGGATCATGGCCGAACTCGGACTCGGGGACTGGGTGGTGCCGATCGAGGAGGTCACCGCCGAGCGGCTGTGGGCCCTGGTCGAGCCACTGCTCGGCCCGGCCGCCGACGACTACCGAGCGCTGCTCGCCCAGCGCATGCCCGGCTACGTCGCCGAGGCGGAGCGGCTGCCCGCCCTGCTGCGCGAGGCCGTCGGGCACCGCGCGGCGACGGCGTCCGACGGCGCCCTGGAGGCGGTCCGCTGA
- a CDS encoding glycosyltransferase family 4 protein has translation MAHPHGPQPGRRTVAVVAPYYPPKVGGVEHYAARVARAVADAPGLRAVVLTTSGGLRTRVGTEDGVLVVRLGTWLRLSNTPLSPLWPLQLRRWLRRTGAEVVNAHSPVPGLADLAVAVAGRRRTVLTYHAGSMHKGEPGSGAADRLIGLYERHVLPRVLRRARHLVAVSPVSLAAGRPHAVEISPGVDLERFTPGHPPRSGRAPSPTSAGWTAPPPGRAWTC, from the coding sequence ATGGCACACCCCCACGGCCCGCAGCCGGGCCGGCGCACCGTCGCCGTCGTCGCCCCCTACTACCCGCCCAAGGTCGGCGGCGTCGAGCACTACGCCGCCCGGGTGGCGCGGGCCGTCGCGGACGCCCCCGGTCTGCGGGCCGTCGTCCTCACCACCTCCGGCGGCCTGCGCACCCGGGTCGGCACCGAGGACGGCGTCCTGGTCGTCCGGCTGGGCACCTGGCTGCGGCTGTCGAACACCCCGCTGAGCCCGCTCTGGCCGCTGCAGCTGCGCCGCTGGCTGCGCCGCACCGGTGCGGAGGTGGTCAACGCGCACAGCCCCGTTCCCGGGCTCGCCGACCTCGCCGTCGCGGTCGCCGGCCGGCGCCGCACCGTCCTGACGTACCACGCCGGTTCGATGCACAAGGGCGAGCCGGGCAGCGGCGCCGCGGACCGCCTGATCGGCCTGTACGAGCGACACGTGCTGCCGCGCGTGCTGCGCCGCGCCCGGCACCTGGTGGCGGTCTCCCCGGTCTCGCTGGCGGCCGGCCGGCCGCACGCCGTGGAGATCAGCCCCGGTGTCGACCTGGAGCGGTTCACCCCGGGGCACCCGCCTCGCAGCGGCCGCGCACCGTCGCCTACGTCGGCCGGATGGACCGCTCCTCCGCCTGGAAGGGCGTGGACGTGCTGA
- a CDS encoding glycosyltransferase, translating to MDRSSAWKGVDVLIRAFARLPEAGGARLRLVGGGDAVPDHLALAAGLGIAHRVDAVGELTGAALVAELRTAAVAVLPSRTEAESFGMALVEAMACATPVVGSAVGGIPGVVVDGVTGLLVPPGDPVALAEACGRLLGDGALADRLGAAGRRRAEEHYDWRRLTDRYLDLFRAP from the coding sequence ATGGACCGCTCCTCCGCCTGGAAGGGCGTGGACGTGCTGATCCGCGCGTTCGCCCGGCTGCCGGAGGCGGGCGGCGCCCGGCTGCGGCTGGTCGGCGGCGGGGACGCCGTCCCCGACCACCTGGCGCTGGCCGCCGGGCTGGGGATCGCGCACCGCGTCGACGCGGTGGGCGAGCTGACCGGTGCCGCGCTGGTGGCGGAGCTCCGTACGGCGGCCGTCGCCGTCCTGCCGTCGCGGACGGAGGCCGAGTCCTTCGGGATGGCCCTCGTCGAGGCGATGGCCTGTGCCACGCCGGTGGTCGGGTCGGCCGTCGGCGGCATCCCCGGGGTCGTCGTGGACGGGGTGACGGGCCTGCTGGTGCCGCCGGGCGACCCGGTGGCGCTGGCGGAGGCCTGCGGTCGGCTGCTGGGCGACGGCGCGCTGGCCGACCGGCTCGGCGCGGCCGGCCGGCGCCGCGCCGAGGAGCACTACGACTGGCGGCGGCTGACCGACCGCTACCTCGACCTGTTCCGGGCGCCGTAG
- a CDS encoding cellulase family glycosylhydrolase codes for MDGAATAVGGGAGLRRLTRGDGDGQSVRPVVLLGVRRGHGGLGSALPTAPQNGKQLRIGIAFGDTLTWKSDQDLAIGLDDAVELGAKWIRVDLSWNNIQPDSPKSYVWKRFDRVVKAAHARKLEVLPTIGYTPGWARKAGCTDDPSCPPAHPEVFAGFARDAAQRYAPQGIHVWEIWNEPNIPFWAPKPDAAAYTQLLTVTSKALRGADPKAYLLMGGLAAVATNPQQAYVSHTEFLEQVCKLGGNKLVDALSYHPYTYPHLPSAKTDFGTAMEEISSARDNLVAVLDKYGTPNMPIWITETGAPTNGPGGAADGRTIPPDASHVTEGFQADIASDTIPAAAANPHVTAVFWFAEQDAGTAKDKQRRSLFYGLRRYDGSRKPAFQAFKDAVAAYYRRPQTP; via the coding sequence ATCGATGGGGCGGCAACGGCTGTTGGTGGCGGTGCTGGCCTTCGTCGTCTCACTCGTGGCGACGGTGACGGCCAGTCTGTTCGCCCGGTCGTCCTCCTCGGCGTCCGCCGAGGCCACGGTGGCCTCGGCAGCGCCCTCCCCACCGCGCCGCAGAACGGCAAGCAGCTGCGGATCGGCATCGCCTTCGGCGACACCCTCACCTGGAAGTCCGACCAGGACCTCGCGATCGGCCTGGACGACGCGGTGGAGCTCGGCGCCAAGTGGATCCGGGTCGACCTGTCCTGGAACAACATCCAGCCGGACAGTCCGAAGAGCTACGTGTGGAAGCGGTTCGACCGGGTCGTCAAGGCCGCCCACGCGCGCAAGCTGGAGGTGCTGCCCACCATCGGCTACACCCCCGGCTGGGCCCGCAAGGCCGGCTGCACCGACGACCCGTCCTGCCCGCCCGCGCACCCCGAGGTGTTCGCGGGCTTCGCCCGGGACGCCGCCCAGCGCTACGCCCCGCAGGGCATCCACGTCTGGGAGATCTGGAACGAGCCGAACATCCCGTTCTGGGCGCCCAAGCCGGACGCCGCCGCCTACACCCAGCTGCTCACCGTCACCTCCAAGGCGCTGCGCGGCGCCGACCCGAAGGCGTACCTGCTGATGGGCGGCCTCGCCGCGGTGGCGACCAACCCGCAGCAGGCGTACGTCTCGCACACCGAGTTCCTGGAGCAGGTGTGCAAGCTGGGCGGCAACAAGCTGGTGGACGCGCTCAGCTACCACCCGTACACCTATCCCCATCTGCCCAGCGCCAAGACGGACTTCGGCACGGCGATGGAGGAGATCAGCAGCGCCAGGGACAACCTCGTCGCCGTCCTCGACAAGTACGGCACGCCGAACATGCCGATCTGGATCACCGAGACGGGCGCGCCCACCAACGGGCCGGGCGGCGCGGCGGACGGCCGGACGATCCCGCCGGACGCCTCGCACGTGACGGAGGGCTTCCAGGCCGACATCGCCAGCGACACCATCCCCGCGGCGGCCGCCAACCCGCACGTCACCGCGGTGTTCTGGTTCGCCGAGCAGGACGCCGGCACCGCCAAGGACAAGCAGCGGCGTTCGCTCTTCTACGGCCTGCGGCGCTACGACGGCTCGCGCAAGCCCGCCTTCCAGGCATTCAAGGACGCCGTCGCCGCCTACTACCGGCGCCCGCAGACGCCGTAG
- a CDS encoding GNAT family N-acetyltransferase, giving the protein MDVVIRPALERDLEPAGALSVEVYVGDGYSLPDGPYSRLLRDTRRRSTEAELLVAVDAVDERVLGCVTFAAGGTAWADIARPDEGEIRMLAVGRAARGRGVGAALVGAAMDRSRALGLAGMAFSTRPEMDAAHRVYERLGFRRTPARDWEPVPGTRLMVYTLTF; this is encoded by the coding sequence ATGGACGTCGTCATCCGCCCTGCCCTCGAACGCGACCTCGAACCCGCCGGAGCCCTCTCGGTCGAGGTCTACGTCGGCGACGGCTACAGCCTCCCGGACGGCCCGTACTCCCGGCTCCTGCGCGACACCCGCCGCCGCAGCACGGAGGCCGAACTCCTCGTCGCGGTCGACGCCGTCGACGAGCGCGTGCTCGGCTGCGTGACCTTCGCCGCCGGCGGCACCGCCTGGGCCGACATCGCCCGGCCCGACGAGGGCGAGATCCGGATGCTCGCGGTGGGCCGGGCCGCCCGCGGACGCGGCGTGGGCGCGGCCCTGGTCGGCGCCGCCATGGACCGCAGCCGCGCCCTGGGCCTGGCCGGAATGGCGTTCTCCACCCGCCCGGAGATGGACGCCGCCCACCGCGTGTACGAGCGGCTCGGCTTCCGCCGCACCCCCGCACGGGACTGGGAGCCCGTGCCGGGCACCCGGCTGATGGTGTACACGCTGACCTTCTGA
- a CDS encoding helix-turn-helix domain-containing protein, with protein MLKNVVAVVLEDVHPFELGVACEVFGLDRSEEGLPVYDFALASDRPGPKRTHAGFTVDAPYGPDRLAGADLIVVTATGLRDTYPPELVRALREAVEGGARALSICSGSFLLGAAGLLDGRRSTTHWRHAAEMARRFPLTTVEPDVLYVDADPVITSAGTAAGIDACLHLVRKVQGAEVARAIARRMVVAPHRDGGQAQFVDRPLPEPGADSLAAVLDWMRHHLDEDSTVERLAALAHMAPRTFARRFQQETGTTPHRWLVGQRLLLAQRLLEGTDEPVDAVAARCGFGNAATLRHHFARRLGTTPQAYRRAFACPEEVRARP; from the coding sequence ATGCTGAAGAACGTGGTGGCCGTGGTGCTGGAGGACGTGCACCCCTTCGAACTCGGCGTCGCCTGCGAGGTGTTCGGGCTCGACCGGAGCGAGGAGGGGCTGCCGGTCTACGACTTCGCGCTCGCCTCCGACCGCCCCGGCCCCAAGCGCACCCACGCCGGCTTCACCGTCGACGCCCCCTACGGGCCCGACCGGCTCGCCGGCGCCGACCTGATCGTCGTCACCGCCACCGGGCTGCGCGACACGTACCCGCCGGAGCTCGTCCGGGCGCTGCGGGAGGCCGTCGAGGGCGGCGCCCGGGCCCTGTCGATCTGCAGCGGCAGCTTCCTGCTCGGCGCCGCCGGGCTGCTGGACGGCCGCCGCTCCACCACGCACTGGCGGCACGCCGCCGAGATGGCCCGCCGCTTCCCGCTCACCACCGTCGAACCGGACGTGCTGTACGTCGACGCCGACCCCGTCATCACCTCGGCCGGCACCGCCGCCGGCATCGACGCCTGCCTGCACCTGGTGCGCAAGGTGCAGGGCGCCGAGGTCGCCCGGGCCATCGCCCGCCGGATGGTGGTCGCCCCGCACCGGGACGGCGGCCAGGCCCAGTTCGTCGACCGCCCGCTGCCGGAGCCCGGCGCCGACTCGCTCGCCGCCGTGCTCGACTGGATGCGCCACCACCTGGACGAGGACAGCACCGTCGAACGCCTCGCCGCGCTCGCCCACATGGCGCCGCGGACCTTCGCCCGCCGCTTCCAGCAGGAGACCGGCACCACCCCGCACCGCTGGCTCGTCGGCCAGCGGCTGCTGCTCGCCCAGCGGCTGCTGGAGGGCACCGACGAGCCGGTCGACGCGGTCGCCGCCCGCTGCGGCTTCGGCAACGCGGCCACCCTGCGCCACCACTTCGCGCGCCGGCTCGGCACCACCCCGCAGGCCTACCGCCGGGCCTTCGCCTGCCCCGAGGAGGTCCGGGCGCGGCCCTGA
- a CDS encoding transglycosylase domain-containing protein yields MLPTRRQALTGLLACTALVAGTVGWFWEVTDVPDDLNAFATQQNNVFYWSDGTEMARTGQVNRQEVPLGRVPEPVRYAVLAAENETFYSDPGVSPTGIGRAVVRMATGGDTQGGSTITQQYVKNIYLNQHQDVSRKLSEIVIAMKLDRRMTKDDILAGYLNTSWFGRGSYGIERAAAAYYGKDVSALNPSEGAFLAALLKGAGLFDPTLGPENRTRAVQRWSWILDRMVATGHLTAAERATYTVFPEPVEPPAVVGLGGQVGYLVDLARTYLESHSDVTPARFDLGGYQIRTTFDRARTAALGAAVKDAGPALDPAGRDADRHVHLGAASVAADGRIVALYGGPDYLEQGFDDANTSNVPVGTAFTPLVYAAGLGQGVQRERGGRRTPVHSSTRYDGDDGVVLTTPEGPYWRRDGRIAKAVNDNGRSWGRVSLRTAVVQSVNGPMMQLGMDVGLEGVRDTAAALGLLPDSMGELVPAFPLGNSRPSAVRMASAFTAFADRGRHTDPWSVDRVTLGGAPVAVERPESAQVLDPAVAAEVDDALGAAVREGTGRDAAGAAPDAAGKTGTTADRTAGWFVGHSGRVATAVTVFRMDPKTLQLSPLDGLGGTDAATPVSAFPTRIWAAYTKAAAH; encoded by the coding sequence GTGCTGCCCACCCGCCGGCAGGCCCTGACCGGCCTGCTGGCCTGCACCGCCCTGGTGGCGGGCACGGTGGGCTGGTTCTGGGAGGTCACGGACGTGCCCGACGACCTGAACGCCTTCGCCACCCAGCAGAACAACGTCTTCTACTGGTCGGACGGCACGGAGATGGCGCGCACCGGCCAGGTCAACCGGCAGGAGGTCCCGCTCGGCCGGGTCCCGGAGCCCGTCCGGTACGCCGTCCTGGCGGCCGAGAACGAGACGTTCTACTCCGACCCCGGGGTCTCGCCGACCGGGATCGGCCGGGCCGTGGTGCGGATGGCGACCGGCGGTGACACCCAGGGCGGCTCGACCATCACCCAGCAGTACGTCAAGAACATCTACCTGAACCAGCATCAGGACGTCTCCCGCAAGCTCAGCGAGATCGTCATCGCGATGAAGCTGGACCGGCGGATGACCAAGGACGACATCCTCGCCGGGTACCTCAACACCAGCTGGTTCGGCCGGGGGAGCTACGGGATCGAGCGGGCCGCCGCGGCCTACTACGGCAAGGACGTGTCGGCGCTGAACCCCAGCGAGGGCGCGTTCCTGGCCGCGCTGCTGAAGGGCGCGGGCCTGTTCGACCCGACGCTCGGCCCGGAGAACCGCACCCGCGCCGTCCAGCGGTGGTCGTGGATCCTGGACCGGATGGTCGCCACCGGGCACCTGACGGCCGCCGAACGGGCCACGTACACGGTCTTCCCGGAGCCCGTCGAGCCGCCCGCCGTCGTGGGACTCGGCGGCCAGGTCGGCTACCTGGTGGACCTGGCCAGGACGTACCTGGAGAGCCACTCGGACGTCACGCCGGCCCGGTTCGACCTGGGCGGCTACCAGATCCGCACCACCTTCGACCGCGCCCGGACGGCGGCGCTGGGCGCCGCCGTGAAGGACGCCGGGCCGGCCCTCGACCCGGCCGGGCGCGACGCCGACCGGCACGTCCACCTCGGCGCCGCCTCGGTCGCCGCCGACGGCCGGATCGTCGCCCTGTACGGCGGCCCCGACTACCTCGAGCAGGGCTTCGACGACGCCAACACCTCGAACGTGCCGGTCGGCACCGCGTTCACCCCGCTGGTGTACGCCGCGGGGCTCGGCCAGGGTGTGCAGCGCGAGCGCGGCGGCAGGCGCACCCCCGTCCACTCCTCCACCCGGTACGACGGCGACGACGGCGTGGTGCTGACCACCCCGGAGGGGCCGTACTGGCGCCGGGACGGGCGGATCGCGAAGGCGGTCAACGACAACGGCAGGAGCTGGGGCCGCGTCAGCCTGCGGACGGCGGTGGTGCAGTCGGTGAACGGGCCGATGATGCAGCTCGGCATGGACGTGGGCCTGGAGGGGGTGCGGGACACCGCCGCCGCGCTGGGGCTGCTGCCGGACAGCATGGGCGAGCTGGTGCCGGCCTTCCCGCTGGGCAACTCCCGGCCGAGCGCCGTCCGGATGGCGTCCGCGTTCACCGCCTTCGCCGACCGCGGCCGGCACACCGACCCGTGGTCGGTGGACCGGGTGACCCTGGGCGGCGCGCCGGTGGCGGTGGAGCGGCCGGAGTCCGCGCAGGTGCTGGACCCGGCGGTCGCCGCGGAGGTCGACGACGCGCTCGGGGCGGCCGTCCGCGAGGGCACCGGCCGCGACGCCGCCGGGGCCGCCCCGGACGCGGCCGGCAAGACCGGCACCACGGCGGACCGCACGGCCGGCTGGTTCGTCGGCCACAGCGGCCGGGTGGCCACCGCGGTCACCGTCTTCCGGATGGACCCGAAGACCCTGCAGCTGTCCCCGCTGGACGGGCTCGGCGGCACCGACGCGGCCACCCCGGTCTCGGCGTTCCCCACCCGGATCTGGGCGGCCTACACCAAGGCCGCCGCCCACTAG